A genomic window from Glycine soja cultivar W05 chromosome 10, ASM419377v2, whole genome shotgun sequence includes:
- the LOC114369417 gene encoding alpha,alpha-trehalose-phosphate synthase [UDP-forming] 5-like: MVSRSYSNLLDLTSCGSPTFSREKKRLPRVATVAGVLSELDDETSNSVCSDTPSSVSQERMIIVGNQLPLKAHRKDNGTWEFTWDEDSLLLQLKDGLGDDVETIYIGCLKEEIEPSEQDDVALYLLDTFKCVPTFLPPELFSKFYHGFCKQHLWPLFHYMLPLSPDLGGRFDRSLWQAYLSVNKIFADKVMEVISPDDDFVWVHDYHLMVLPTFLRKRFNRVRLGFFLHSPFPSSEIYRTLPVRDELLRALLNSDLIGFHTFDYARHFLSCCSRMLGISYQSKRGYIGLEYYGRTVSIKILPVGIHIGQLQSVMSHPETESKVAELKKQFRDQTVLLGVDDMDIFKGISLKLLAMEQLLLQHPDKRGRVVLVQIANPARGRGKDVQEVQSETYATMKRINNAFGRPGYTPVVLIDTPLQSYERIAYYVIAECCLVTAVRDGMNLIPYEYIICRQGNEKIDEILGTDPLTQKKSMLVVSEFIGCSPSLSGAIRVNPWNIDSVAEAMDSALMVPEAEKQMRHEKHYRYVSTHDVAYWARSFLQDLERACRDHLRRRCWGIGFGLGFRVIALDPNFRKLSVEHIVSAYKRTKHRAILLDYDGTMVQPGSMSLTPNAEAVSILNILCRDTKNCVFIVSGRERKTLTEWFSSCERMGIAAEHGYFVRTNRNAEWDTCIPVPDFEWKQIAEPVMQLYMETTDGSNIEAKESALVWNYEYADRDFGSCQAKELFDHLESVLANEPVSVKSSPNIVEVKPQGVSKGIVAERLLLTMQQKGVFPDFVLCIGDDRSDEDMFGVIMNAKATLSPVAEVFPCTVGQKPSKAKYYLEDTSEILRMLQGLANASEHSTRTSLQPASH; this comes from the exons ATGGTTTCAAGGTCATATTCTAACTTGTTAGATCTTACTTCTTGTGGCTCCCCGACTTTCAGTCGTGAGAAGAAAAGGCTCCCTCGAGTGGCAACTGTTGCTGGAGTACTGTCTGAATTAGATGATGAAACCAGCAACAGTGTTTGCTCTGATACTCCATCCTCAGTCTCTCAAGAGAGGATGATCATTGTTGGTAACCAGCTTCCATTAAAGGCACACAGAAAAGACAACGGTACTTGGGAGTTCACATGGGATGAGGACTCACTTCTTTTACAGCTGAAAGATGGTCTTGGGGATGATGTGGAAACTATCTATATTGGTTGTCTTAAAGAAGAGATTGAGCCAAGTGAGCAAGATGATGTTGCTCTGTACTTGCTTGACACTTTCAAATGTGTGCCAACGTTCCTCCCTCCTGAGCTTTTTAGTAAATTCTATCATGGATTCTGCAAACAACATCTATGGCCTTTGTTTCACTACATGCTTCCCCTGTCACCTGATCTTGGTGGTCGATTCGATAGGTCCCTTTGGCAAGCTTACCTTTCTGTGAACAAGATATTTGCGGATAAAGTGATGGAAGTCATCAGCCCTGATGATGACTTTGTGTGGGTTCATGACTACCATCTGATGGTACTTCCTACATTTTTGAGAAAGAGATTTAACAGGGTGAGGCTAGGATTCTTCCTCCATAGTCCATTTCCTTCGTCTGAGATATACCGAACCCTTCCTGTTAGGGATGAACTTCTTAGAGCTCTTCTGAATTCTGACCTTATTGGGTTTCATACTTTTGATTATGCCAGGCATTTCCTCTCCTGTTGCAGCAGAATGCTTGGGATTTCTTACCAATCCAAGCGTGGCTACATTGGCCTTGAGTACTATGGAAGAACAGTAAGCATTAAGATTCTTCCTGTTGGTATTCATATAGGTCAGCTCCAATCTGTCATGAGTCATCCTGAGACAGAAAGCAAGGTTGCAGAGTTAAAAAAACAGTTCAGAGATCAAACTGTGCTGCTCGGGGTGGATGACATGGATATCTTCAAAGGAATCAGCTTAAAACTTTTGGCCATGGAACAATTGCTTTTACAACATCCTGATAAGAGGGGCAGAGTTGTTCTGGTCCAAATTGCTAACCCTGCAAGAGGCCGTGGAAAGGATGTGCAGGAGGTACAAAGTGAAACTTATGCCACGATGAAGAGGATAAATAATGCATTTGGAAGGCCTGGATACACACCTGTAGTCTTGATTGATACACCACTTCAGAGTTATGAGCGAATTGCTTATTATGTGATTGCAGAATGTTGCCTTGTTACAGCAGTGAGAGATGGGATGAACCTTATACCCTATGAATATATCATTTGTAGACAAGGAAATGAGAAGATAGATGAGATTTTAGGGACAGACCCGCTTACTCAAAAGAAGAGTATGCTGGTGGTGTCTGAGTTTATTGGCTGCTCCCCTTCGTTAAGTGGGGCAATTCGAGTGAATCCATGGAACATTGATTCTGTCGCTGAAGCTATGGATTCTGCGTTGATGGTCCCAGAGGCTGAAAAGCAGATGCGGCATGAGAAGCATTATAGGTATGTTAGTACACATGATGTTGCGTATTGGGCACGTAGCTTCTTGCAGGATCTGGAAAGGGCATGTAGAGATCATCTGAGGAGGAGATGCTGGGGAATTGGTTTTGGTTTAGGCTTCCGAGTGATTGCTTTGGATCCAAACTTTAGAAAGCTATCTGTGGAACATATTGTTTCAGCTTATAAGAGGACCAAGCACCGAGCAATTCTTTTGGATTATGATGGCACTATGGTGCAGCCTGGGTCGATGAGTTTAACACCTAATGCTGAAGCCGTTAGCATCTTGAACATCTTGTGCAGGGACACCAAGAATTGTGTTTTCATTGTAAGTGGAAGGGAGAGAAAGACTCTTACTGAATGGTTTTCTTCTTGTGAAAGGATGGGAATCGCTGCAGAGCATggttattttgtgag GACAAATCGAAATGCAGAATGGGATACTTGTATTCCAGTACCTGATTTTGAGTGGAAACAGATTGCTGAGCCGGTTATGCAGTTATATATGGAAACAACTGATGGTTCAAACATAGAGGCCAAAGAAAGTGCTCTAGTTTGGAATTACGAGTATGCAGACCGAGACTTTGGTTCATGCCAAGCTAAGGAGCTTTTTGATCATCTGGAAAGTGTTCTTGCCAATGAGCCTGTTTCTGTTAAAAGTAGTCCAAACATTGTTGAAGTGAAACCTCAg GGTGTGAGTAAGGGTATTGTAGCAGAACGTCTTCTCTTAACAATGCAACAAAAGGGAGTGTTTCCAGATTTTGTTCTATGCATTGGAGATGACAGATCAGACGAGGACATGTTTGGGGTAATCATGAATGCAAAGGCAACCCTATCTCCAGTTGCTGAAGTGTTTCCATGCACTGTTGGCCAGAAACCTAGCAAGGCAAAGTATTATTTGGAAGACACAAGTGAGATTTTGAGAATGTTGCAAGGCCTTGCCAATGCTTCTGAGCACTCTACTAGAACTTCTTTGCAACCAGCTTCTCATTAA